The Miscanthus floridulus cultivar M001 chromosome 17, ASM1932011v1, whole genome shotgun sequence genome has a window encoding:
- the LOC136514856 gene encoding uncharacterized protein isoform X3, producing MALASRLAQLQAKACEATRFVARHGCEYQRFLVEKNKKYVVEPPTIEKCQELSKQLLYTRLASLPGRYEAFWKELDQVKQLWKNRNDLKVEHAGVAALFGIELYACSAKSLARGGVATSCDDDIELEKSNILLIGPTGSGKTLLAKTLARYVNVPFVIADATAITQAGYSGEDVESVIYKLLAAADFNIEAAEHGIVYIDEVDKLAKKADCHEDRRDVSGEGVQQALLKIFEGTVISVPRKRSQDNIPQGYVEVDTRNILFICGGAFFGLEKIVSERHQHYPVGFGIPICHELRNCSWTTALQESCSIDTVENDDLIAYSLIPEFIGRLPITVGLTNLSEEQLVQVLREPKNAIGKQYKKLFKMNDVKLHFTDNALRMIAKKAVVKETGARGLRSIMEDILTEAMFEIPDAGEGKEKVIAVLVDEESVGPLNHRGCGAKIFRDDGTLELYVYQNNIKLPGLIQSNPKRRRIFRLCLLVALSATKLWIYQIFPCFSSIYEWIVLMLCKVNIFTQ from the exons ATGGCGCTGGCGTCGAGGCTGGCGCAGCTGCAGGCCAAGGCGTGCGAGGCGACGCGGTTCGTGGCGCGGCACGGGTGCGAGTACCAGCGGTTCCTCGTGGAGAAGAACAAGAAGTACGTCGTGGAGCCGCCCACCATCGAGAAGTGCCAGGAGCTCTCCAAGCAGCTCTTGTACACCCGCCTCGCCAG CCTTCCTGGTCGCTATGAAGCATTCTGGAAAGAGCTTGATCAAGTGAAGCAGCTGTGGAAGAACAGAAACGATCTGAAAGTCGAGCACGCCGGTGTCGCAGCACTCTTCGGTATTGAGCTGTACGCGTG TTCCGCGAAAAGCTTGGCGCGTGGTGGTGTCGCTACGAGCTGCGATGATGACATTGAGCTTGAAAAGAGTAACATCCTTCTGATTGGGCCGACAGGGTCAG GTAAAACATTGTTAGCGAAAACGTTAGCTCGGTATGTGAATGTGCCATTCGTGATTGCTGATGCAACAGCAATTACACAG GCTGGATATTCTGGTGAAGATGTGGAATCTGTAATCTACAAACTTCTAGCG GCTGCTGACTTCAACATTGAAGCTGCAGAGCATGGAATTGTGTACATTGACGAAGTTGATAAGCTTGCAAAGAAG GCTGACTGCCATGAGGATCGAAGGGATGTATCTGGAGAGGGTGTGCAGCAAGCGTTGCTAAAAATATTTGAAGGAACA GTCATCAGCGTGCCAAGAAAAAGAAGTCAAGATAATATACCCCAGGGTTATGTTGAG GTCGATACACGAAACATACTTTTCATTTGTGGAGGTGCCTTCTTTGGCTTGGAAAAGATAGTCTCAGAAAG ACATCAACATTACCCTGTTGGATTTGGCATACCAATATGTCATGAACTGCGGAACTGCAGCTGGACAACTGCTCTTCAGGAATCTTGCTCTATTGACACT GTTGAAAATGATGATCTTATTGCCTACAGCTTGATCCCAGAATTCATTGGAAGGTTGCCAATAACAGTTGGCCTGACCAATCTTAGTGAAGAGCAATTGGTTCAA GTGCTCAGGGAGCCCAAAAACGCAATAGGAAAGCAATACAAGAAGCTATTCAAAATGAATGAT GTCAAGCTTCATTTCACTGATAATGCTTTGCGGATGatagcaaagaaagcagtcgTGAAAGAAACAGGAGCCCGAGGACTGCGGTCTATAATGGAGGACATTTTGACAGAAGCAATGTTTGAG ATTCCTGATGCTGGAGAGGGGAAAGAGAAGGTAATTGCTGTTCTTGTCGACGAAGAGTCTGTAGGACCACTAAACCATCGAGGATGTGGAGCAAAAATTTTTCGGGATGATGGAACCTTGGAACTGTATGTTTACCAGAACAATATCAAGCTGCCCGGGCTGATTCAGAGCAACCCCAAACGCAGACGCATTTTTCGGCTCTGCCTTCTAGTCGCATTATCGGCGACAAAGCTTTGGATTTACCAAATATTTCCTTGTTTTTCATCAATATATGAATGGATTGTATTGATGCTATGCAAGGTCAACATTTTTACACAATGA
- the LOC136514855 gene encoding pentatricopeptide repeat-containing protein At3g49240, mitochondrial-like: MSLSKPVSARRLTPALFPLAHADAASAAASRRELRKDTFVATPPTPAPSPRAVRLAEPLPTLAPSRLAFHNRILALLSGPQADLPEAALLTRHALHSNCRPSSCTCAAVLAALLRARRLEDFFALHRFALQAAVPPTAATHVLYLSALAARHLDDDALHHLRILARPGSPVPPSPTAYRVVVECLVDHGRLADAVELKDEMLDSGFVGPDPKVYRILMAGFLGAGDGAKAMELYQELKDKVGGEPVLDGIVYGTLMKAYFLMGMEEKAMECYKEVLGVELAVRFGAESYNEVVDALGQNGRLEDALKLFNRMLGEHDPPLRIAVDLRSFRVMVDACCAAGRFEDAIAVFRRMGEWKLVPDVASYNNLIRHLQINQLIDKVEVLYSEMCESGVGADEETYLLLMEACFSVDRIDDGISYFDKMNNLELKPDATAYHKLVDGLVGFSMVDKAQDYFDQMKEKGVSPNISTYETLLKAYISADRLDDAVKVAKGILLDEKVVFSDGMRELLEGALRGDGRENDIAKLYEDVEREKAEAEARAAEEKARAEALAREERERRRAEIAAKDEAAAKASAAAIEAILAHKRKTENEGAPAPDANTLDGGFLSKLGLKSAGEGTLQGNPTESGDDEEGELQGNPAERNGDNVPYL; this comes from the coding sequence ATGTCGCTGTCGAAGCCGGTCTCGGCGCGCCGCCTCACGCCGGCGCTCTTCCCGCTCGCGCACGCGGACGCCGCCTCGGCCGCGGCCTCCCGCCGGGAGCTCCGCAAGGACACGTTCGTCGCCACGCCGCCGACCCCCGCGCCCTCCCCGCGGGCCGTGCGCCTCGCGGAGCCACTCCCCACGCTGGCGCCGTCCCGCCTCGCGTTCCACAACCGGATCCTCGCGCTCCTCTCTGGGCCCCAGGCCGACCTCCCCGAGGCGGCGCTCCTCACCCGCCACGCGCTCCACTCCAACTGCCGCCCTTCGTCCTGCACCTGCGCCGCCGTCCTCGCCGCGCTCCTCCGCGCGCGCCGCCTCGAGGACTTCTTTGCGCTGCACCGCTTCGCGCTCCAGGCCGCCGTCCCGCCCACCGCCGCCACGCACGTGCTCTACCTCTCCGCGCTCGCCGCGCGCCACCTCGACGACGACGCTCTCCACCACCTCCGCATCCTCGCCCGCCCCGGATCCCCCGTGCCGCCCTCCCCGACGGCCTACCGCGTCGTCGTCGAGTGTCTTGTCGACCACGGCCGGCTCGCGGATGCCGTCGAGCTCAAGGATGAGATGCTTGACTCTGGATTCGTCGGGCCGGATCCCAAGGTCTACAGAATCCTCATGGCTGGGTTCTTGGGTGCTGGGGATGGCGCCAAAGCCATGGAGCTGTACCAAGAACTCAAGGACAAGGTTGGGGGCGAGCCAGTTCTTGATGGCATTGTGTATGGGACTCTCATGAAAGCGTACTTTCTTATGGGAATGGAGGAGAAGGCTATGGAGTGTTACAAAGAGGTGCTCGGTGTTGAATTGGCGGTGAGGTTTGGGGCCGAGAGCTACAATGAGGTGGTTGATGCGCTTGGGCAGAATGGGAGGTTGGAGGATGCACTTAAGCTGTTCAACAGAATGCTTGGGGAGCATGACCCTCCACTGCGGATTGCAGTTGATCTGAGAAGCTTCAGGGTGATGGTTGATGCATGTTGTGCTGCTGGGAGATTTGAAGATGCAATTGCAGTGTTCAGAAGAATGGGAGAATGGAAGCTGGTGCCTGATGTGGCATCCTATAATAATTTGATTCGGCACCTGCAGATTAACCAGTTGATAGATAAGGTGGAGGTGCTCTACAGTGAGATGTGTGAGAGTGGTGTTGGTGCGGATGAGGAGACATATTTACTGCTCATGGAAGCATGCTTCAGTGTCGACCGCATCGATGATGGTATCTCTTACTTTGACAAAATGAACAATTTGGAGCTGAAGCCTGATGCAACTGCATATCATAAACTTGTTGATGGCCTGGTGGGTTTCAGTATGGTCGACAAGGCTCAGGACTACTTCGATCAGATGAAGGAGAAGGGAGTTAGCCCGAACATCTCAACCTACGAGACATTGCTGAAGGCATATATTTCTGCTGACCGGTTAGATGATGCAGTCAAGGTTGCAAAAGGTATTCTTTTGGATGAGAAGGTTGTGTTCAGCGATGGAATGAGGGAGCTCTTGGAAGGAGCATTACGTGGAGATGGGAGGGAAAATGACATCGCCAAGTTATATGAGGATGTGGAGAGGGAAAAGGCTGAAGCAGAAGCCCGGGCTGCAGAAGAGAAGGCGAGGGCAGAGGCTCTTGccagggaagagagggagagaaggAGGGCAGAGATTGCTGCTAAGGATGAAGCCGCAGCTAAAGCCAGTGCCGCTGCCATTGAAGCTATCCTAGCCCATAAAAGGAAGACTGAGAATGAAGGAGCGCCTGCTCCTGATGCAAACACCCTGGATGGTGGCTTTCTCAGTAAGCTAGGCCTTAAATCAGCTGGAGAAGGGACACTTCAAGGCAATCCAACAGAAAGTGGAGACGATGAAGAAGGGGAACTTCAAGGTAATCCGGCAGAAAGAAATGGGGACAATGTGCCCTATCTGTGA
- the LOC136514856 gene encoding CLP protease regulatory subunit CLPX1, mitochondrial-like isoform X1, producing MFSAARRLLASRARAFALAAAAPYSHSAGASPSWPRFPTPKEIRRGLDEFVVDQDKAKKVLSVAVHNHYKRIYNESSNKCSAKSLARGGVATSCDDDIELEKSNILLIGPTGSGKTLLAKTLARYVNVPFVIADATAITQAGYSGEDVESVIYKLLAAADFNIEAAEHGIVYIDEVDKLAKKADCHEDRRDVSGEGVQQALLKIFEGTVISVPRKRSQDNIPQGYVEVDTRNILFICGGAFFGLEKIVSERHQHYPVGFGIPICHELRNCSWTTALQESCSIDTVENDDLIAYSLIPEFIGRLPITVGLTNLSEEQLVQVLREPKNAIGKQYKKLFKMNDVKLHFTDNALRMIAKKAVVKETGARGLRSIMEDILTEAMFEIPDAGEGKEKVIAVLVDEESVGPLNHRGCGAKIFRDDGTLELYVYQNNIKLPGLIQSNPKRRRIFRLCLLVALSATKLWIYQIFPCFSSIYEWIVLMLCKVNIFTQ from the exons ATGTTCTCCGCAGCTCGCCGCCTCCTCGCGTCCCGCGCCCGCGCCTTCGCCTTGGCGGCGGCCGCGCCCTACTCCCACTCCGCTGGGGCGTCCCCGTCGTGGCCTCGCTTCCCGACGCCCAAGGAGATCCGCAGGGGCTTGGACGAGTTCGTCGTCGACCAGGACAAGGCCAAGAAG GTGCTCTCTGTTGCTGTGCACAATCACTACAAGAGGATATACAACGAATCATCAAATAAATG TTCCGCGAAAAGCTTGGCGCGTGGTGGTGTCGCTACGAGCTGCGATGATGACATTGAGCTTGAAAAGAGTAACATCCTTCTGATTGGGCCGACAGGGTCAG GTAAAACATTGTTAGCGAAAACGTTAGCTCGGTATGTGAATGTGCCATTCGTGATTGCTGATGCAACAGCAATTACACAG GCTGGATATTCTGGTGAAGATGTGGAATCTGTAATCTACAAACTTCTAGCG GCTGCTGACTTCAACATTGAAGCTGCAGAGCATGGAATTGTGTACATTGACGAAGTTGATAAGCTTGCAAAGAAG GCTGACTGCCATGAGGATCGAAGGGATGTATCTGGAGAGGGTGTGCAGCAAGCGTTGCTAAAAATATTTGAAGGAACA GTCATCAGCGTGCCAAGAAAAAGAAGTCAAGATAATATACCCCAGGGTTATGTTGAG GTCGATACACGAAACATACTTTTCATTTGTGGAGGTGCCTTCTTTGGCTTGGAAAAGATAGTCTCAGAAAG ACATCAACATTACCCTGTTGGATTTGGCATACCAATATGTCATGAACTGCGGAACTGCAGCTGGACAACTGCTCTTCAGGAATCTTGCTCTATTGACACT GTTGAAAATGATGATCTTATTGCCTACAGCTTGATCCCAGAATTCATTGGAAGGTTGCCAATAACAGTTGGCCTGACCAATCTTAGTGAAGAGCAATTGGTTCAA GTGCTCAGGGAGCCCAAAAACGCAATAGGAAAGCAATACAAGAAGCTATTCAAAATGAATGAT GTCAAGCTTCATTTCACTGATAATGCTTTGCGGATGatagcaaagaaagcagtcgTGAAAGAAACAGGAGCCCGAGGACTGCGGTCTATAATGGAGGACATTTTGACAGAAGCAATGTTTGAG ATTCCTGATGCTGGAGAGGGGAAAGAGAAGGTAATTGCTGTTCTTGTCGACGAAGAGTCTGTAGGACCACTAAACCATCGAGGATGTGGAGCAAAAATTTTTCGGGATGATGGAACCTTGGAACTGTATGTTTACCAGAACAATATCAAGCTGCCCGGGCTGATTCAGAGCAACCCCAAACGCAGACGCATTTTTCGGCTCTGCCTTCTAGTCGCATTATCGGCGACAAAGCTTTGGATTTACCAAATATTTCCTTGTTTTTCATCAATATATGAATGGATTGTATTGATGCTATGCAAGGTCAACATTTTTACACAATGA
- the LOC136514856 gene encoding CLP protease regulatory subunit CLPX1, mitochondrial-like isoform X2 has protein sequence MFSAARRLLASRARAFALAAAAPYSHSAGASPSWPRFPTPKEIRRGLDEFVVDQDKAKKVLSVAVHNHYKRIYNESSNKCSAKSLARGGVATSCDDDIELEKSNILLIGPTGSGKTLLAKTLARYVNVPFVIADATAITQAGYSGEDVESVIYKLLAAADFNIEAAEHGIVYIDEVDKLAKKADCHEDRRDVSGEGVQQALLKIFEGTVISVPRKRSQDNIPQGYVEVDTRNILFICGGAFFGLEKIVSERHQHYPVGFGIPICHELRNCSWTTALQESCSIDTVENDDLIAYSLIPEFIGRLPITVGLTNLSEEQLVQVLREPKNAIGKQYKKLFKMNDVKLHFTDNALRMIAKKAVVKETGARGLRSIMEDILTEAIFLMLERGKRR, from the exons ATGTTCTCCGCAGCTCGCCGCCTCCTCGCGTCCCGCGCCCGCGCCTTCGCCTTGGCGGCGGCCGCGCCCTACTCCCACTCCGCTGGGGCGTCCCCGTCGTGGCCTCGCTTCCCGACGCCCAAGGAGATCCGCAGGGGCTTGGACGAGTTCGTCGTCGACCAGGACAAGGCCAAGAAG GTGCTCTCTGTTGCTGTGCACAATCACTACAAGAGGATATACAACGAATCATCAAATAAATG TTCCGCGAAAAGCTTGGCGCGTGGTGGTGTCGCTACGAGCTGCGATGATGACATTGAGCTTGAAAAGAGTAACATCCTTCTGATTGGGCCGACAGGGTCAG GTAAAACATTGTTAGCGAAAACGTTAGCTCGGTATGTGAATGTGCCATTCGTGATTGCTGATGCAACAGCAATTACACAG GCTGGATATTCTGGTGAAGATGTGGAATCTGTAATCTACAAACTTCTAGCG GCTGCTGACTTCAACATTGAAGCTGCAGAGCATGGAATTGTGTACATTGACGAAGTTGATAAGCTTGCAAAGAAG GCTGACTGCCATGAGGATCGAAGGGATGTATCTGGAGAGGGTGTGCAGCAAGCGTTGCTAAAAATATTTGAAGGAACA GTCATCAGCGTGCCAAGAAAAAGAAGTCAAGATAATATACCCCAGGGTTATGTTGAG GTCGATACACGAAACATACTTTTCATTTGTGGAGGTGCCTTCTTTGGCTTGGAAAAGATAGTCTCAGAAAG ACATCAACATTACCCTGTTGGATTTGGCATACCAATATGTCATGAACTGCGGAACTGCAGCTGGACAACTGCTCTTCAGGAATCTTGCTCTATTGACACT GTTGAAAATGATGATCTTATTGCCTACAGCTTGATCCCAGAATTCATTGGAAGGTTGCCAATAACAGTTGGCCTGACCAATCTTAGTGAAGAGCAATTGGTTCAA GTGCTCAGGGAGCCCAAAAACGCAATAGGAAAGCAATACAAGAAGCTATTCAAAATGAATGAT GTCAAGCTTCATTTCACTGATAATGCTTTGCGGATGatagcaaagaaagcagtcgTGAAAGAAACAGGAGCCCGAGGACTGCGGTCTATAATGGAGGACATTTTGACAGAAGCAAT ATTCCTGATGCTGGAGAGGGGAAAGAGAAGGTAA